GAATATGCAAATAAACTACAAAAAATTAGTGGAGAAGGAAAATATGGAGATGTATTTTTCTTATTTGCATCACTTTCAACTAAGGATAATACAAAAACCAAGAAAGGTGCTATACTTTTTCCTGTACGTAGTGTTTATACAACAGATACTCTTGAATTTGTATGTGAGGATAATTTACGTAAAACAATGAATCTTAAAAATGGGGATGTTGTAGTACTAAAATTTAGGGAATAAAAATTTAGATTAATATATTTTTTTTTATGTGAAATTATAGAAACTTTAAATAAATTAATATAAATTAAGTTTTTTTTAACAACCATTAAAATTTTATGAAAAAACATATTAATTATAAAATTCAGATAAATATATAATAATTAAATTTTTTTTTGTAATTTACATTTTTTTTATAATAAATAAAAGAAAAAGAATTAATTTATCAAAAACATCAATTTATACAACAATTCAAACAAAAGAGAGAAAAAAACAGACTATCTAAAAAAAGAACTTTAAAGTATTTATCCTTTTTTTACCATTAGAATATTGGAGGATCATATAAAATGAGTAATGAATTAATAACAAGTGTTAAAGTAGATGAATCACTAATAAGAAAAATTGGAAACAACCAATTTCTAAAAATCATACCATCAGAACATAAAATAGAAATATCAACAATAAAACAAGAAAAAATAACAAAACCAATAGAACAAGTAGACAAAATAATAGTAAAAGCATGTCCTGTAGAAGTAAATCTATATAAAAATGAGTCAAACGACTTTAAATATGAAACTACATGGATTACACTTGATGATGAAAAAATAGAAATTCCAATATCAGATCTAAAAACTATATTTACAACATTAGATGAAAAAGACTTATTTGTATATGATAAAAAACTTAACTTATCTAATATACTAAGTATGATTATAAAACAAGATACTTTAAAAAGAAAAATAAACAACATAAAAGATATCTAAATAAAAAAATTACAAAGGAATTAAAAAAAAATAATGGGATATTCTTTTTTTTCTTTTAAATCCCAAAAAAAAATAATTCACCACCACTTTTTTTTATACTATTATTTTTTTATAAAATAACTAAATTTTCAAATATATACTTTTTAATTAATATTTTACACTGAAAAATAAGTTAATAAAAAAAAAGTAAGTGTAAAATCATGAAAAAATGGTGAATCCAAAAAAAAGGAAGAATTAATAGTTAAGTAAGTTAAACTATTTATTCTTAATAAATTTATTATACTATTTTTTTTATCTAGCTTTTATAAATATCACATATTTCATCATATGTTAGATATCCTCGGAATTTAGGTCTTTGTGCTAGATTATAAAATTTATCAACATCAAGATCTTTATTTACAACATCTATTGCTGCTTTTGTGAATTTTTCAAGTTGTAAGTAATCCTCTGGAAGTTGTCCTTTATTTTCTACTTTTGCTTTGCTTATACTCCATATATAATCTTGATCTATTCCTGTTTTATTTGATAAAAATTCTTTTGCTTGTTCTACTATTTTTGGATCATATGTACGGTTAAGAATTATTCCCCTTGTTTTTATATCCATCTTATTTAATAGTTGTATATGTGCTTCTATATCTACTGCTGCTGTTTCTATTCCACCTTTACTTACACTTGAAACCATAACAACAGGTATATCTGCTGCATGTGCTATTTCTGCTGCTGAATATGGTGTTTTTTCATTAAGAAGTCCTGTAAGTGCACTCATTACACCTTCAATTAATATAAGATCATATCCTTTATTTTTAACTTTTTGTATTATTTCTTCTATTGGCATCCATCCAATGGTACTTATTTGTATTGATGCATAATCTTCAAGTTTTTCTTTATTTACATATAATGATGGTGATAAATCTCGTATATCAGGTCCTACTTTTATTACATAAGTATGTATTCCACGCTCACGTAGTGCTCCAACAATTCCACTAGATAAGAATGTTTTACCAGATTCAGATCCAGTTGCCATGAGCATGATCATTGGTGGATCTACTGGATGTGTTGGTTTTAATGGTGCTATTTTTCCTGTATTTACTGCTATTTCTTTAAAGACTTTATCATGTAGTATTTTATTTCGTCTTTTAATATCTTCATATTCATCTGTTGCATCAATGTATTTAAGAATGTTTTCTACTACCTGAGGGTTGTTATCTAACATTGAATGTAGTGTTGTTCCAAGTATATTTCCTTTTTTATTTGCTACACCTGATAATACCCGTTCTGGTTTGTATTTATAGTTTGATCTTTTAATTTCTGAGCATATTACGTTTTTATCATTTGATTGTATTTCACCATATGTATGGCAGTGAAAACCTCGTAGTGTTGTTCCTTTTAGTCCTTTTGTAAAAAGTGTGGTGTCATCTACAACCTCAGCTTCTACTTGGTTTGTATTTATTTTTGGTTCAAATGTTACATCAAGTAGTCCTAGTCCTTCACGTATTATTGGAACTGGTGAGTTTCGTCCTACATTTGTATGTTTTGCTAATATTTGAAAACCTGCACACATTCCAAAAATAAAGCCATCATTATCATTTATCTTGTTTATTTCATCAGCAACTTCCTGGGTCATGGTTTCAGATTCAAGAAGTGTTCCACCTGGTATTATTAGCCCATCTAGTTCTTCTGATGCTTTTTTTCCATTTTCTATTGTTCCATCTGATCGTACTATGTCTGTTGGTAGATGTCCGAAGTTTTCATATAATGTTAGTATTCCTTCAACTTCTAGTATTCCTATTTTTGTCATAACTTTCTTAATCCTCCACTACTTTGGTTAATATTATTTAGTTAGTTATTACATTTAGATAAGATAGTATAAAAACAATAGTAGAGTTATAAATGATAAAAAAAAATTAGATTGTATGTATTATGATTTTCCATGCATTTTTGTCTCATATTAGTAAATCTAAAAAAAGAGTAAATGAAGGTGAAATTTGGTGGTTATAATGCTATAGGTCCATTTGTTGGATCTGAACCATATAATATATCACAGATATCATATAATTGGTTTATTCCACGTACTTCATGTGCTTGTAGTGGTACTTCTGCTATGATTTGTCCTTCAAATGTTGCTTTTATTGTATCAAGACGTTTTTGTTGTGTTTCAAATCTAGCACGACAAAAGTCACAGTGGTCATTATCAGGTTGTATTTTATTTACAATTACACCATCAGTTGAAATATTTGCCTTATGTAATGCATCCATTGCACGTGATGATTCAATAATTGACATTTCCTCAGGTATAAGTACTGTTTTAAATGTTGTACGTGTTGGATCTGTAAGTACTTCTCGTGCTGCAAGTATTTGTTTTTTAGCTTCTTCAAGTTCTTCCATACTTTGTTCTTCTTCAGCTTCATCTGATCCCATAAATGGTATTATATTTTTAAGTTTCTGTGCTGCTTTTCCTAGTGTTTTTTTGGTTTTAATTAGTTTTCCCATCCAGGAATCCATCATTTCAGGGAAGGAAAGTAGTCGTAATGTGTGTCCTGTTGGTGCTGTATCAAATACTATTACATCATATTCATCACTATTCATATATTGCATGAATTTATCAAATGATGCTACCTCATCAATACCAGGTGATGAACTCATCATATCCATTTGATCAGACACAAGTCCTAATGCATCATTATATTTTTGTTGCATTTGCATTTTTGACTGATATTCTTCCATTGCCCGGTCAGGATCAATTTCTATTGCTTCAAGATTTGTTGTTATTGGTGTTGGAATATGTTTTATTGTACGTTCAAATGAATCTCCCAGTGAATGTGCAGGATCTGTTGATATTACTAATGTTTTTTTACCCATTCGTGCACACCATAGTGCTGTTGCTGCTGATACTGTTGTTTTTCCTACTCCACCTTTTCCTCCAATAAATATGAAAGTGGATTTCTTTTTATTAAATGTTACTAAATCTTTAAATGCCATTGTATTGCTTTCTCCTATTAAATAGAAAAATGAATGTTATAAAAAAAAATGTTATTAATATTAAATTATAGTGTTTATTTTTCTTATATTATATATAATATCAATAATTATATATTGTTTTTATAAATATATCTTAGTACATAAAAAACTTA
The window above is part of the Methanosphaera cuniculi genome. Proteins encoded here:
- a CDS encoding DUF120 domain-containing protein, translating into MIYLEGVVSSGMQKASEFIELPVYKKQYEHKLGFTPYPGTLNIKLQNDIEVDVEDEYANKLQKISGEGKYGDVFFLFASLSTKDNTKTKKGAILFPVRSVYTTDTLEFVCEDNLRKTMNLKNGDVVVLKFRE
- a CDS encoding AAA family ATPase; this translates as MTKIGILEVEGILTLYENFGHLPTDIVRSDGTIENGKKASEELDGLIIPGGTLLESETMTQEVADEINKINDNDGFIFGMCAGFQILAKHTNVGRNSPVPIIREGLGLLDVTFEPKINTNQVEAEVVDDTTLFTKGLKGTTLRGFHCHTYGEIQSNDKNVICSEIKRSNYKYKPERVLSGVANKKGNILGTTLHSMLDNNPQVVENILKYIDATDEYEDIKRRNKILHDKVFKEIAVNTGKIAPLKPTHPVDPPMIMLMATGSESGKTFLSSGIVGALRERGIHTYVIKVGPDIRDLSPSLYVNKEKLEDYASIQISTIGWMPIEEIIQKVKNKGYDLILIEGVMSALTGLLNEKTPYSAAEIAHAADIPVVMVSSVSKGGIETAAVDIEAHIQLLNKMDIKTRGIILNRTYDPKIVEQAKEFLSNKTGIDQDYIWSISKAKVENKGQLPEDYLQLEKFTKAAIDVVNKDLDVDKFYNLAQRPKFRGYLTYDEICDIYKS
- a CDS encoding ArsA family ATPase — its product is MAFKDLVTFNKKKSTFIFIGGKGGVGKTTVSAATALWCARMGKKTLVISTDPAHSLGDSFERTIKHIPTPITTNLEAIEIDPDRAMEEYQSKMQMQQKYNDALGLVSDQMDMMSSSPGIDEVASFDKFMQYMNSDEYDVIVFDTAPTGHTLRLLSFPEMMDSWMGKLIKTKKTLGKAAQKLKNIIPFMGSDEAEEEQSMEELEEAKKQILAAREVLTDPTRTTFKTVLIPEEMSIIESSRAMDALHKANISTDGVIVNKIQPDNDHCDFCRARFETQQKRLDTIKATFEGQIIAEVPLQAHEVRGINQLYDICDILYGSDPTNGPIAL